In a genomic window of Demequina muriae:
- a CDS encoding zinc-binding dehydrogenase, which yields MSTDTTWAYRVAAPHRFERVEESPPLSIQPGELLVELTAGAVCGSDLPFARGAMVPAGGAGQAGRPMHEIVGEVLCSAHPDFVSGDRVVGWASNWDALRQVFITSGDQVSKVRMDAPDTHVTVAQSVACLMTVFDRLGPLDGRSVGIVGVGPFGLMASVLARHHGAGRIVGVDPLDRAADAMGLPIDDLVRDTSRGWARGLADADRPDIVLEMVGHQTSTLADSMAAVAPGGSVVAFGVPDDDWYALPLRDFFRRNGTLITGVTREHRAMLERAQDYLVDQPGVADHIVTHVFPIAQVQRAFAAAMHPRPGQRKVVLEV from the coding sequence ATGAGCACCGACACCACCTGGGCGTACCGAGTCGCCGCACCGCACCGCTTCGAGCGCGTCGAAGAGTCGCCCCCGCTGTCCATCCAGCCCGGCGAACTGCTGGTGGAGCTCACCGCGGGAGCGGTCTGCGGTTCGGACCTCCCGTTCGCGCGCGGCGCGATGGTGCCGGCCGGAGGGGCGGGACAGGCAGGGCGCCCGATGCACGAGATCGTGGGCGAGGTGCTGTGCTCCGCGCATCCCGACTTCGTGTCGGGCGACCGGGTCGTGGGATGGGCGTCGAACTGGGACGCGCTGCGTCAGGTGTTCATCACCTCGGGCGACCAGGTCTCCAAGGTGCGCATGGACGCACCCGACACGCACGTCACCGTCGCGCAGTCGGTCGCATGCCTCATGACCGTCTTCGACCGCCTGGGTCCCCTCGACGGGCGCAGCGTCGGAATCGTCGGCGTGGGCCCGTTCGGGCTGATGGCGAGCGTCCTCGCCCGTCACCACGGCGCCGGACGCATCGTGGGCGTCGACCCGCTCGACCGCGCGGCCGATGCGATGGGTCTGCCCATCGACGACCTGGTGCGCGACACGTCACGGGGCTGGGCGCGGGGACTCGCCGACGCCGACCGCCCGGACATCGTGCTCGAGATGGTGGGCCACCAGACGTCCACTCTCGCCGACTCGATGGCGGCGGTGGCGCCCGGCGGCTCGGTGGTCGCCTTCGGCGTGCCGGACGACGACTGGTATGCGCTGCCCCTGCGCGACTTCTTCCGCCGCAACGGCACCCTGATCACAGGCGTCACCCGCGAGCACCGCGCCATGCTCGAGCGTGCCCAGGACTACCTCGTGGACCAGCCAGGCGTGGCCGACCACATCGTCACGCACGTGTTCCCCATCGCGCAGGTGCAGCGCGCGTTCGCGGCCGCCATGCACCCCCGCCCCGGCCAGCGCAAGGTCGTGCTGGAGGTCTAG
- a CDS encoding class I SAM-dependent methyltransferase, translating to MSTQTENHSSGESTRDVERDAWDARYRSRERVWTGHPNAPLIDEVEHIVTPGTALDVGCGEGADAVWLARQGWLVTAVDLSLTAIGRAREHAETAGVGHHVTFTDEDLETLVDTRGPWNLVTSLYTHSMHGGRWLVETLAGAVAPGGMLLVIGHHPTDPHASEHPDLRDKTFAAEDVAAVLDRSLWEVSATLRERTTREPDGRERLWRDAVLVARRHD from the coding sequence ATGAGCACGCAAACCGAGAACCACTCCTCCGGCGAGTCCACGCGTGACGTCGAACGTGACGCGTGGGACGCGCGCTACCGCTCGCGTGAGCGCGTGTGGACCGGACATCCCAACGCTCCGCTGATCGACGAGGTCGAGCACATCGTGACGCCGGGCACCGCTCTCGACGTGGGCTGCGGGGAGGGCGCCGACGCGGTGTGGCTGGCGCGGCAGGGCTGGCTCGTGACGGCGGTCGACCTGTCTCTGACCGCGATCGGCCGGGCGCGCGAGCACGCCGAGACGGCCGGGGTCGGCCACCACGTGACGTTCACCGACGAGGACCTCGAGACGCTGGTCGACACCCGCGGGCCATGGAACCTGGTGACGTCGCTCTACACCCACTCGATGCACGGGGGCCGGTGGCTCGTGGAGACGCTCGCAGGAGCGGTGGCGCCCGGCGGGATGCTCCTGGTCATCGGGCACCACCCCACCGACCCGCACGCGTCCGAGCACCCCGACCTGCGAGACAAGACGTTCGCCGCCGAGGACGTCGCCGCGGTGCTCGACCGATCGCTGTGGGAGGTGTCGGCCACCCTTCGCGAGCGCACCACCCGGGAGCCGGACGGCCGCGAGAGGCTGTGGCGGGACGCCGTCCTGGTCGCACGGCGACACGACTGA
- a CDS encoding isochorismate synthase: protein MSVLAASPVPLVVRTVEIPAPDDLLALLPPHGISWVRRGQGLIAWGESARLETAGAQRIDEADAWWRRVTRHALVRDDVRQAGTGLVAFGSFSFADASAAGGSLVVPRFVVGLRDGRAWFTVIDGDGLTDLPSLEDALGDASPPAPLPPIAIDEGDRDAWATAVASAIERIGAGELDKVVLARAVQATGDGPVDVRTVLTALAADYPSCWAFHVDGLVGATPELLARVDHGLVTSRVLAGTIRPTGDETADLAHAAALARSSKDREEHEYAVTSVTNVLAAHCASVNVPDEPSVLHLPNVMHLATDVTGVLSHNASALELIRELHPSAAVCGTPTLAAAHVIDELEGIDRGRYAGPVGWIDAAGDGEWCIGLRSAEIDATDPSRMRLFAGCGIVAASEPEAEWAESEAKLEPMRRALGAHIDA from the coding sequence GTGAGCGTGCTTGCCGCCAGCCCCGTGCCCCTGGTCGTCCGGACCGTCGAGATTCCGGCGCCCGACGATCTCCTCGCGCTGCTTCCTCCGCACGGGATCTCGTGGGTCAGGCGAGGCCAAGGGCTCATCGCGTGGGGCGAGTCCGCCAGGCTGGAGACGGCCGGCGCCCAGCGCATCGACGAGGCCGACGCCTGGTGGCGGCGCGTCACGCGCCACGCCCTCGTCCGCGACGACGTGCGCCAGGCCGGCACCGGACTCGTCGCCTTCGGCTCGTTCTCGTTCGCCGATGCGTCAGCGGCGGGCGGCAGCCTCGTGGTGCCGCGCTTTGTGGTGGGCCTGCGGGACGGCCGCGCCTGGTTCACCGTGATCGACGGTGACGGACTCACGGACCTGCCGAGCCTGGAGGACGCCCTCGGAGACGCCTCCCCTCCGGCACCCCTGCCCCCGATCGCCATCGACGAGGGCGACCGCGACGCGTGGGCGACGGCCGTCGCCTCGGCGATCGAGCGCATCGGCGCCGGGGAGCTCGACAAGGTGGTGCTGGCTCGCGCGGTCCAGGCCACGGGCGACGGACCCGTTGACGTCCGCACCGTGCTCACGGCGCTCGCGGCCGACTACCCGAGCTGCTGGGCCTTCCACGTGGACGGGCTGGTGGGGGCGACCCCCGAGCTGCTGGCGAGGGTGGACCACGGCCTCGTCACGTCTCGTGTGCTGGCGGGCACGATCCGCCCCACGGGTGACGAGACCGCCGACCTCGCACACGCCGCCGCCCTCGCGCGCTCGTCGAAGGATCGCGAGGAGCACGAGTACGCGGTGACGTCGGTGACGAACGTGCTCGCCGCCCACTGCGCCTCGGTCAACGTTCCCGACGAGCCGAGCGTGCTGCACCTCCCCAACGTGATGCACCTCGCGACGGACGTCACGGGAGTCCTCAGCCACAACGCGAGCGCGCTCGAGCTGATCCGCGAGCTGCACCCGAGCGCTGCGGTGTGCGGCACGCCCACGCTGGCGGCCGCCCACGTGATCGACGAACTCGAGGGGATCGATCGCGGCCGCTACGCCGGGCCGGTGGGCTGGATCGACGCGGCCGGTGACGGCGAGTGGTGCATCGGCCTGCGGTCGGCGGAGATCGATGCCACTGACCCGAGCCGCATGCGGCTGTTCGCCGGGTGCGGCATCGTCGCCGCGAGCGAGCCGGAGGCGGAGTGGGCGGAGTCCGAAGCCAAGCTCGAGCCGATGCGCCGGGCGTTGGGCGCGCACATCGACGCCTGA
- a CDS encoding FAD-binding protein, with protein sequence MSIGATWAGTHTFTAPELVEARSIPEVQEAVVGADGPVRALGTRHSFNDLADSTGRLVTVTGIPADATVDEEARTVTVGAGTRYGELAVWLESHGWALHNMGSLPHISVGGAVATGTHGSGLTNGCLSDAVAALTYVNAAGELVEARRGDEGFEGLVVGLGAYGIVVRVTLDIQPTYLVRQDVYRGLSWEAALGDLSAIMGAGYSVSLFTLWDEPTIQQAWRKTRIGLGEDPQDGWQGARFETAAEAGLVDVPPANLTVKGGVPGPWLERLPHFRLDSTPSNGDEIQTEYFVALADGAEALAAVKALGHEIAPHLLVSELRTVAADGLWLSGAYGRDTLAIHFTWRNAPEAVAALTPRIEAALAPFGARPHWGKVHTMTADAVAAVTPRLADARAQFETLDPAGRFANAHLRRLGVRL encoded by the coding sequence ATGAGCATCGGAGCGACCTGGGCCGGCACCCACACCTTCACGGCACCTGAGCTGGTCGAGGCACGGTCGATCCCGGAGGTGCAAGAGGCCGTCGTCGGCGCCGACGGCCCGGTCCGCGCGCTCGGCACGCGCCACAGCTTCAACGACCTCGCCGACAGCACCGGCAGGCTCGTCACGGTCACCGGCATTCCGGCCGATGCGACCGTGGACGAGGAGGCGCGCACCGTCACCGTGGGCGCGGGCACCAGGTACGGAGAGCTCGCCGTGTGGCTCGAGTCCCACGGCTGGGCGCTTCACAACATGGGCTCGCTCCCCCACATCTCCGTGGGTGGGGCCGTCGCGACGGGCACCCACGGATCGGGGCTCACCAACGGCTGCCTGTCCGATGCAGTCGCCGCGCTGACCTACGTGAATGCGGCCGGCGAGCTCGTCGAGGCGCGGCGCGGCGACGAGGGCTTCGAGGGACTCGTGGTGGGCCTGGGCGCCTACGGCATCGTCGTGCGCGTGACGCTCGACATCCAGCCCACCTACCTGGTGCGCCAGGACGTCTACCGGGGCCTGTCCTGGGAGGCGGCGCTCGGGGACCTGTCCGCGATCATGGGCGCGGGCTACTCCGTCAGCCTGTTCACGTTGTGGGACGAGCCTACGATCCAGCAGGCGTGGCGCAAGACCCGCATCGGCCTGGGCGAGGACCCTCAGGACGGGTGGCAGGGGGCGAGGTTCGAGACCGCCGCCGAGGCCGGCCTGGTCGACGTGCCGCCCGCCAACCTCACCGTCAAGGGCGGCGTGCCAGGCCCGTGGCTCGAGCGCCTGCCGCACTTCCGGCTCGACTCCACGCCGTCGAACGGCGACGAGATCCAGACCGAGTACTTCGTCGCGCTGGCCGACGGAGCCGAGGCGCTGGCGGCGGTCAAGGCGCTCGGCCACGAGATCGCCCCGCACCTGCTCGTCTCGGAGCTGCGGACCGTCGCCGCAGACGGTCTGTGGCTCTCGGGCGCCTACGGACGTGACACCCTCGCGATCCACTTCACCTGGCGCAACGCCCCCGAGGCCGTCGCCGCGCTCACCCCTCGCATCGAAGCGGCGCTCGCGCCCTTCGGCGCCCGCCCGCACTGGGGCAAGGTGCACACCATGACGGCCGATGCGGTCGCCGCCGTCACGCCTCGCCTCGCCGATGCGCGCGCGCAGTTCGAGACTCTCGACCCCGCCGGCAGGTTCGCGAACGCGCACCTGCGGCGCCTGGGCGTGCGTCTCTAG
- a CDS encoding geranylgeranyl reductase family protein produces the protein MRTEADVIVVGAGPGGSAAAHYLAREGFDVIALEKSHFPREKVCGDGLTPRAVRELELIGLPTPRDEGWIPNWGLRMVGGGHRLEFPWHEQDSFPDYGLSLPRASFDHKLAEHARSAGADVREGWFVTGATRDERTGRVTGVTARQTDANGRKTGDEVTYTAPVVIAADGVSARIALGLGIERMNNRPIGVAVRTYFETPRHDEEWMEGHLEIWDGKPGHSNLLPGYGWIFPLGDGTANVGLGTLSPNGSPSKLDHRALMDGWLRHNTDGWGFDPDAPVSKVQGAAIPMAFNRQPHYVPGMMLIGDAGGMVNPFNGEGIAYAMQAARTATDALVEWRAASGDAAKEAALVGYARKMKEQLGGYYSLGRVFAHLIAHPQVMKACTRYGLPQPTVMRFTHKLLADVYEPRGGDWADKLMTALTRIAPAA, from the coding sequence GTGCGAACCGAAGCAGATGTGATCGTCGTGGGCGCCGGGCCTGGCGGCTCCGCAGCGGCGCATTACTTGGCCCGCGAGGGCTTCGACGTCATCGCTCTCGAGAAGTCGCACTTCCCTCGCGAGAAGGTGTGCGGCGACGGCCTCACGCCGCGCGCCGTGCGCGAACTCGAGCTCATCGGGCTGCCCACTCCCCGCGACGAGGGCTGGATCCCCAACTGGGGGCTGCGCATGGTCGGCGGCGGGCACCGTCTCGAGTTCCCCTGGCACGAGCAGGACTCGTTCCCCGACTACGGGCTGTCGCTCCCCCGCGCGAGCTTCGACCACAAGCTGGCCGAGCACGCTCGCTCCGCAGGGGCCGACGTCCGCGAGGGCTGGTTCGTCACTGGTGCCACCCGTGACGAGCGCACCGGCCGGGTGACGGGCGTCACCGCCAGGCAGACGGATGCGAACGGCCGCAAGACGGGCGACGAGGTCACGTACACGGCGCCCGTGGTGATTGCGGCCGACGGCGTGAGCGCCCGCATCGCGCTGGGCCTCGGCATCGAGCGCATGAACAATCGGCCCATCGGGGTCGCGGTCCGCACCTATTTCGAGACCCCCCGCCACGACGAGGAGTGGATGGAGGGCCACCTCGAGATCTGGGACGGCAAGCCCGGTCACAGCAACCTGCTTCCCGGCTACGGGTGGATCTTCCCGCTCGGCGACGGCACCGCGAACGTCGGCCTCGGCACCCTCAGCCCGAACGGCAGCCCCTCCAAGCTCGACCACCGCGCGCTCATGGACGGCTGGCTGCGCCACAACACCGACGGCTGGGGATTCGACCCTGACGCCCCCGTCTCCAAGGTGCAGGGAGCGGCGATCCCCATGGCCTTCAACCGTCAGCCGCACTACGTGCCGGGCATGATGCTCATCGGCGACGCGGGCGGCATGGTCAACCCGTTCAACGGCGAGGGCATCGCCTACGCGATGCAGGCGGCCAGGACCGCGACCGATGCGCTCGTCGAGTGGCGCGCCGCGTCCGGGGACGCGGCCAAGGAGGCCGCGCTCGTCGGCTACGCGCGGAAGATGAAGGAACAGCTCGGTGGGTACTACTCTCTAGGGCGTGTGTTCGCGCACCTGATCGCCCACCCCCAGGTGATGAAGGCGTGCACCCGCTACGGACTGCCCCAACCGACGGTCATGAGGTTTACGCATAAACTGCTGGCAGATGTCTATGAGCCGCGTGGCGGTGACTGGGCGGACAAGTTGATGACCGCACTGACCAGGATCGCCCCCGCGGCCTAG